The Thermococcus henrietii genome segment ACGGGGACGACCCTCTTGAGCATCGGCAGGTCAATCTCGTGCCTTATCTTGTGCCTGTAGTGCTGAATCAGCCGCTTGTGCTTTTCCGTCTTAACCTTGCTCCGCATATGCCACAGGGGTGTTCCTGGGAAGACGACGACCTGCCTTATGTTTATCCTCCTTACCATCAGCCCGTCGTCAAGGAGCCTCTTAAGGAACTGGAAGGTTATCTCGTAGCTCTTTTTCGTCTCGCCCGGCAGGCCGAAGATGATGTTTATCCCAGGCAGGAGCCAGGGCATCCCGTTGTAGCCCCTCCTCGCGCCTACTTCGTTGAGAATCTTCACTGCCTCGTAGGTTTCCTCGGCGGTCGCGTTCAGATTGTTCAGCTTGGCAACCTTGGGGTCGGCGCTCTCAAGGCCAAAAGCCACGACGTTGCCTGGCGTCCCGTACTTTATGAGCGCCTTCGCAATCCTAACGCTCTCCTCAGGATAGTTGGCTATGACTGCTGGATTCGCGTTGTCCACGTGGAGCGTTTTAACGTCCGGCGCGACCGACCGGATTCCGGCGAAGAGCTTTTCAATGGCATCGGGGTTGGGAACCGGAACGCGTCCGTTCGGCCTCGCCATGTAGGAGAATATGCAGCTCTGTCTTCCAACCCTGAAGTGCCTCACGCCGAGGTGGTAAAGGGCTTCCACTTCAGCAACAACGTCCTCAACAGGCCTATCCTCGACGGTTTTATAGCGAACTGGCTCCGTGCAGAATGAACAGCCGCCTATGCCCATTGCTTTTGGGCATCCACGCTGGGTTTCAATCTCCACGATGACGAAGTCCGGGTAATCGGGAAACTGCCTCACGACCTCCGCCCCAATAATTGCATAATCGCGTAATTCGTTATAATCCCTGAACCTGAAGGGGTCGGCGTCCTTCGGATTGGTTAGATAATCGAAGAGGAAAGCCTCCAGGTCTCCGTAGACGACGTGGTCGAAAACGCTCTCGGCCAGCCGGAGCTCCCGGCTCGTGATTTTAACGCCACCCATCGAGGCCGAGCCCATGAAGGCCGGCCCGCCAAGGATTTTGGTCGCCTTTACGTCCCTTATGAAGCGCGCCACCTCCTCGACGCTTCCAGGGACGGCGGAGAGGTACTTACCCGGGGTGTGGAGGCCGCCTATGTAAACCACCAAATCGGCCTTCTCCAGGATCTCCCCTGTCTTTGGGAAGTTCGGTGTTCTGTTCCTCGTCTCTATCCCCCTCTCACCGAGGAAGGTCGCGCGCAGGTCGTCAATAGTCAGGTAGAACACCCGAGCGTCCTTTCGGGCCTTCTTTATCGCGCCGTAGGCGTATCTGGGGTAGATCCCAAGGTATGGCGGAACGCCGAGGCCCGCCGGCTCATCTGTGTAGCCGTCTATCAGCACTATCCGCATGTCCGGCCGTACGCGATGGGTTTTAAAAACCAATCGGCCTACACGTATGGGGATACTCAATGGAAGGGGGAGCCGTTCCCGACTGGGTTGATGAGGTGCTGAAGGAGCTTTCGAGGCTCGGTCCAAAGGAAATTCTCTCGCATATCATCGCGCAGGAGCTCAAGAGGGCCGAGCTCTACTACGAGCTTTACGAAATGAGCGGCGAGGTAACCTGGGACCAGAGGGTGCCGAGGCTTTTCAAGCACCTTTATGAGAACTCCCTTAAACGGGCAGAGAGCTACGTTAATCTCTTCCGCGAGCTTTTTCCGGGGGAATCCCCCGAGCCGCCTAAGATTGACACACCTGGCCCCAAAATTTTAAAGGACCGGCTTTGGAAACTGGTTTACTCCGGCAACGTCGGCGAGATAATAGAATACCTGATTCAGCTTGAAGACCTCTCTGACAGAATTCTGACGAGACTTGAGAGGCTCCTTTCAGGAGACGCCAGGGAAGCCCTTTCTCAAGTAAGGGCTCTTGAAAACACGAACCGAGAACTGTTGAGGGAGCTTTACCGCGAGCTCACGGGTGAAGAGCCCCTATAATCCCCTCATCCCTCAGGCGCTCTTCAATCTCCTTGACTTCAGCCGGGCAGAGCTGGAAGACTCTCTTGCCCGAGTGGGGGACGGAGTTCAGCAGGTTTCTCACTTCTTTGAGCTTTCTCTTGCCAACTCCGAGCATGTGGGCCGACTTCTTGAGGGCCGAAGCGACCGTGCTCCTTCTGTGCTGGAAAAGGGCCTTGACAAGGTTTTCGTCGAGTTCTATACGCTCGTCCTTCGGTTTTGGCTCGATTACGACGACGGCTGAATCAACCTTCGGTCTCGGCCAGAAGGCACCTTTACCAATCCTCTCGACGAGCTCGACGCTAGCCTTCGCCTGAACCATTAGCGAGAGGCGCGAGTAGTTCTTATCCCCGGGTTTCGCCACCATCCTCTCGGCGAACTCAAGCTGGTAAATCAAAACCGCCCGCTCGAACTCGTGCTTTAGGAGCTTGAATGTCACCGGCGAGGAAATCTGATACGGTAGATTGGAGACCATCTTGTTGAATTCCGGCCACTCGACCTTAACTGCGTCCCCCTCGATGAGCTCGACGTTGGGCCACGAA includes the following:
- a CDS encoding radical SAM protein produces the protein MRIVLIDGYTDEPAGLGVPPYLGIYPRYAYGAIKKARKDARVFYLTIDDLRATFLGERGIETRNRTPNFPKTGEILEKADLVVYIGGLHTPGKYLSAVPGSVEEVARFIRDVKATKILGGPAFMGSASMGGVKITSRELRLAESVFDHVVYGDLEAFLFDYLTNPKDADPFRFRDYNELRDYAIIGAEVVRQFPDYPDFVIVEIETQRGCPKAMGIGGCSFCTEPVRYKTVEDRPVEDVVAEVEALYHLGVRHFRVGRQSCIFSYMARPNGRVPVPNPDAIEKLFAGIRSVAPDVKTLHVDNANPAVIANYPEESVRIAKALIKYGTPGNVVAFGLESADPKVAKLNNLNATAEETYEAVKILNEVGARRGYNGMPWLLPGINIIFGLPGETKKSYEITFQFLKRLLDDGLMVRRINIRQVVVFPGTPLWHMRSKVKTEKHKRLIQHYRHKIRHEIDLPMLKRVVPVGTVLKDVRAEVFEDGLTYGRQIGSYPLIVGIPKEVPLNRFYDVLIVDHGFRSITGVPIPINVNRESPKVLQLIPGIGKKTATRILAKRPFKSEEEFFTVVGEDKREILEGKVSL
- a CDS encoding ferritin family protein, producing the protein MEGGAVPDWVDEVLKELSRLGPKEILSHIIAQELKRAELYYELYEMSGEVTWDQRVPRLFKHLYENSLKRAESYVNLFRELFPGESPEPPKIDTPGPKILKDRLWKLVYSGNVGEIIEYLIQLEDLSDRILTRLERLLSGDAREALSQVRALENTNRELLRELYRELTGEEPL
- the rsmA gene encoding 16S rRNA (adenine(1518)-N(6)/adenine(1519)-N(6))-dimethyltransferase RsmA, coding for MRDELFSLIYKYNLRPNRDLGQNFLIVPDIIERNVERAELSERDVVLEIGPGLGVLTKELAEKAGKVYAIERDRRIIEILRSEYSWPNVELIEGDAVKVEWPEFNKMVSNLPYQISSPVTFKLLKHEFERAVLIYQLEFAERMVAKPGDKNYSRLSLMVQAKASVELVERIGKGAFWPRPKVDSAVVVIEPKPKDERIELDENLVKALFQHRRSTVASALKKSAHMLGVGKRKLKEVRNLLNSVPHSGKRVFQLCPAEVKEIEERLRDEGIIGALHP